A stretch of DNA from Scatophagus argus isolate fScaArg1 chromosome 23, fScaArg1.pri, whole genome shotgun sequence:
CCGAAAATGATAACACAGGGTAGTTTTTGCTTTCACTCATTGCTCTGACTCACAGTTGCCCCATCGCTGCCTTTTCCCCGTGACTGACGCCTCTTTTTGCCTCTTGCATGAAAACAAGGAACATCTTGACATTTCGCTTTTCTGCCTTCTGTTTTGCTGGTGTTGCATTCTTTCCGCAACATTGGGGAGCCTTGGGGGTTTGGCCGTCCAGcattgtttgtttccttttctacCTTTTCCAGAGTCAGCAGTGACATGGGGGGGCTGTTGAACCCTCCATATACAAGCTCTGTGCAAGGCTTTTATTAACAAGCACAGTGCTCACATTGTGAAGCAATAAGCTGGCTCGTGCGAATGAGCACCTGACAACACAACAGTCGGGCTGCTGTTCTCTCCAGTGTGCAGAAGTGGCAGACCTACACATgacccttttttgtttttaatattctgcTATTTGCAgtaatttttctgaaaatatcctctggttgtgtgtgtgttttggcatgTGCTGTCTTGTGGCTTTGGCTCACCGACTCCTGCGGTGACCTTGTTATGCTCgtttctcattttaatttctgttttgattcTCTCGGATCACATTTGTGCACTTAAAACTCACTGATgattgggaggaggaggaggaggaggaggaggagggggtctACTCCAATGTTCTGTGTAACTACTAACTTCAAAGCTGATAACCAATCATGTATAAAACCAAAACCTCATTATCTCACTACAGAATTGTAAGAGTGCAAAGTTAGCAAACCCTGCTGACCTAGTCACAGTAACTTGCCTACATATTTTGTCAGCTTTGAACTATAATCTGTATATGACTTCCCAGCTTCTGTCTTACTGTTTTTCCTGTGTGGTTATCACATCCAGACTAAAACTAGAGCTAAGTCATCTGCCGTAGTCGTTATAGCTGTTGTTATAATGAAGtcttctgtctgctgcaggTGCAAAACTGCATTCACAGGTGTCACTTTTAGatgctgttgtcttttgttctaCCAAACGTAAAATCATCAATTGAGTGTTTCTTAGTTTACACTAATCAGTGGCTGCGCATGACTCCAGAGTAACGTTACAGAATAAAAGACCTTACCTTTAGAGATGTAGTTTGTGCTCTAAATAGCATGAACTGACTGGACTTtaatgtctctttgtgtctggcAGGAAATGCTTAGTCACTCGCTCGGTGACTCACCATCCCTCTGAGGGTAGTTTCTACCCCCAGCGTTGATCGTATGACCGTCCACAGATGGCCAGCAATggtaaatgaataaacatgttGCGCGCCATAAACGCTGCATAGCAGCACTTTTTTGGGCTAACATGATGAAAAAGACACACTGCTTTAGaagttcagttaaaaaaaaccaaaaacacagcattatGTTCACTTGTATCAACAATCTTTAATTTGGCcatacatttcattcattcatttaattattaatatacattatatatacataaGCAAACTAAGACGTCAGTGTCTTTGTTTAGCCATCTTGCAGTAAAGGTTGGCAGTGCattcttggctttttttttcttttcttttcttttttaaacagtgtcattaggtttctttctttcacctcttACACGCTCACGGTGTCGTCAGGTCAGAGCCTTAGCATCGCGTCTTCCTGCCGCACAAGGTCGATCCAGTTCAGCTTCATCTCAACCGTCTCTTCTGTTGTGCTCACCTGCGCCAGTACTGAACAGAGTTGGAAAGATTAAATAATAGAAATGAACTTTTAAACACGTTGCCAAAGCAGGTATTGCGTGTTTCAGCTTGCTTATTCCAAACTGTCCGAACGTTAGAGCTGACTGTTTTTTACCCAGTTAAATGGCACTGGTTTCAGTTACATTTACAGCAGAATTAAAATCACCTGTTGGGGACTAAGCCTGCTTTAGACAGATAGTAAAtcaaagaaatgtgaaacatgTTACATGGCTATTTGTGTCTCCTTGTCAGAAAGAAATCTGCCTTTCTTTCCAATCTTAATAATCGTCTTAAGACTGATAGCATGTAAAatgtgcagcagtgatgtgaGTGTACACAATTGATAGCAGAAAGTACATCATTTATCGAGCAAAGTTTGTATGGTCCTTATGCTGTGGTTCCCCGGATACAgctgtcagttttcttttttaggtATGTGGTGTGTTCGAGTACACATACCTGAGCAAACTTGTGAATCTGCtcaaccacagcagcaaacagagcGCCCACACTCTCGTCAATTAGACTCTGCATGTAATGCACAGCCTCCTCATCCGAAAGGTCCAATCTGAACTTGTCCTGCACCTGGAGGAACATAATTTAAGATTTGCCCGTATTATTGCTTGACTGCATTTAAAGAGCCCTGATTAATTAAACTCTCATCAGTTAAATATTAACTATCGTTCATGCGAGGTTGCTTTCCAGGAACCACAAACTTACCTTCTTAACTGTTTTATCGGGCTCCAGCGCAATGTCAGGAATATTGGCATCCACCATGAGAGAGAACAGATTCAGGATCAGGTTGGAGTATCTGAAGAAATGGGCAGAAGGATACTTGGCATGACTGAAGTTTAAAGTTGctgcacttttttattttcatgctttgCTGATATAATTTGATACCAGCAGCTGCCACAAAGGTAGGAAATCATTTGAAAGCTTTGGAAAATGGTCGGCGATAATGTAAAATAGACATGATTTGTagatgaaaacatgcaaaactgcTGGAAAGGTCTGACTAggttagattagattagattagattcaacgTTGTCATTTCACATGTAACAAGTACAAGGCAACAAAATGCAGTTAGCATCTAAACATAAATGCAATAAGCAGAAGTGCAGAGATACAATATCTACAGTTACATGTATGTACAGTGTAAGGTTATTGCTATggatattattatttatttatttatttattttacagatggTATATACGATTGATATGTAcataaattaaaagttttgcAAAGGCAGCTGGACTTTCTGGAGGTTCtttgagacatttcacctctcatccaagaaacCTCTTCAGTTCTGACCAACTGTTGGGGAGTCCCAGATATTTAAGCTCTTGTGGGGTCATCATGTGAGTCATTAGGGTCACATGAGTCATGGTGTAAAAGGGACAGAAAGGATCACAAAGTGTCCCTTGTCCCCTCTTTGAATGAGGGGTTTGAAAGAGGGGTGAAGGAAGCCATCTCTGATCAGAGGAGGTGGCCTACGACACCATTTAAATACCTGGGACACCCAAAGTGAAACGTCTCTGAGAACCTGCGGTGAGTCCAGTTGCCTTCGGATAAACAGATATGCTTTGATGGAATGATTGCTTACACAACAAAGAGTCATATCTGATGCTTGTATATTTGTGTCCCATCTCTTACCTCCTAAGGTGCAGGAAGGCTGTGTAGCACTGCTTCCTGAACTCCTGGTACTGCTCGCTCTGCATGCCCCCCATCCCCTCCACCATCTCTTTGCTCAGCTTCATGGGCGGAGGCAGCGGTTTGGGGTCCCGACCCAGGATGTACCCAAAGTCGATGTGGAAGAGCTTCCCTGCATGAAGAGACGATGTTGTGAAACCGTTCCATAAACCAGGATGTTAATTAATTAGCATCTGAAAGAAGATGTCTGCCTCACCGGTCTTTGTCAGTAGCAGATTGTCCAAGTGTCTGTCTCCTACTCCTAGGATGTATGTGATGACGCAGTAACCAGCTGGAAGGATGCAGGGAGACAAATACCGATTAGACTGATAGGATCACCTGCTGTGTTCCTCGGGTAAATCTGAGACAACCTCTGAGACTCACCGCAGCTCTTGACGTAGGTGTCCATCACCTCTGAGCTGATGCCGTAGGGTCCTTTTTCACTTGGTGCGTGTTTCCTGAAGAAGCTCTGttgaaataaatgatgtgaTTAGAAGGGCAGGTTACGTTGTGTGATCAGCTAGAACTGAGTATAAGTGGCTGTTTCTGCTCACCTGGATGTTGCCTTCCGTAGCGAGGACTTCAGCAACAGGAACGGACTGAACAAACTGCATAAAACCTGGAACAACAACACAAttctgttactttttttttttcattgttctttCAGCAGCtaaatgagctgctgctgttttcacaagATAACATTCACAAGGAAATTCATTATTAAACTGGAACTAGTAAACAAATGCTCAGTGTCTGTATTTATTCACCCTGTTTTCTACCAAACAGAGCAATGAGTGGTCAAGACTTCTCACCGTGCTTGGTGCTGGTGGCCAAGACTTTATAAGGCGTCAACTTCAGGTCCAAATTCTCCTTTCTCAATAGCTATATGccccaaaacaaaatgcaaacattttaattaattaggtAAATGGTGGCTTAAAAGGTTATAGCTTGGCTGTCGGTTTAAATGTCAGGCAGTCCAATCAGATTAAACAGGGCCTATCAGCAAATGCTTAAATCAGCTAACAGAAGAGTATGCTTACTTTGTCCATGAGCGAGATGATCTGAAGGATGAGCTGATCCTGTCTCAGGTCGTCTCCATGTTTGAAGATAACTGGGTACATGGCTCCATCCTCAGCCTTGAAGATCAGCTTGGCTGGCATCAGAGcactctgagacacacacacagggaacagAATTGTACACAATGCATCACACAGGtactggttttaaaaaaaaatcatttatgcAGATTAAAGTTACTTTTTCTATACCTTAAAGAGAGTGGCGGTCTCAGGGACGATGCCTCGGATCCTGATCTGAGGCTCCAGGGGAAGAGGAATCGGCTCTATCTCTGAAAGATTGACCTTCTCATTGTCAGCCAGCAGAGCCTGCAGCCGCTCTGTCTGCAAACAAATGAGGAGGGATGCTGCTGTTTACACAACTCACCAGGATTAGTGCAGTCAGGTGCTGTTGCAGTTAAAATAAACCACCAGAATCAATGTAGATTTAGAGATATTCGTAcaataaaatgcagaaacacattCGTCATAATTTCAACACGTAAACTCAGAGAAAATATCGTAGAGGTTTAGCAGGTTTTTTCACGTGCGGGTAACTCTGTTCTTACCTTCTTCTTGCGATTTCCGCTCTCTCTTTGCACAGCTTTCATCAGCTGCACCAGTCTGTCTACAAACGTCTGCTGGGCGGCCAACAGCGACCGCATCACCCTCACACTCTTATCACCCTGGAGGGAAGACGTGTTTGTGTTACAAAGGGAAGGGACAAAGTAGTTCAGCTGGTACATACCACTGTCGTGTGTCTGGTTCTGTCAGTAACTTTTTTTAACCCAAGTGTACAGTACAGTTTATGTTTAGTCCTGACCTTGAGTAAAGCCTGACTGAACCTCCTCATGACATTGAGGTACATCTCGTGGGTCTTAGGATCTCTCTGCTGGGTGTCCTGATCCTCACACTCCACAATCACGTACCtgaagaagacacacacacagaagtttcACTGACAGATAAGCTCATAGACATTTTCATTGACGAAGCTGTCTTGAATTGTACTCACCAATACAAATAATTGGCAAGTGTAGAGTTCTTACAAGCGCGGGAGATGAGAAATGTGCACAAGTCCTGctacaaagagacaaaaacacagtaaatacatCAGTGCCaggctgaaacaaacacactgtgtgtttctgactCCCTGCTGGTGTTTAAAGTAGTTTTCTTTCCAGTGACATTTTGCGTTTTGTACCTCAAGGTTTTCATTGTCAGCTCCTTCCTTGCCTTTCTGTGGAGCAGTGGGAGGTCCAGATGTGCCAGACAGGATCTGAGAACTACAGGaaga
This window harbors:
- the pik3c3 gene encoding phosphatidylinositol 3-kinase catalytic subunit type 3 isoform X1, with translation METDKFNYVYSCDLDINVQLKIGSLEGKREQKSYKALLEDPMLRFSGLYQENCSDLYVTCQVFAEGKPLALPVRTSYKAFSTRWNWNEWLRLPVKYPDLPQSAQVALTVWDIYGPGRAVPVGGTTVSLFGKYGMFRQGMHDLKVWPGVEGDGGEPTTTPGRTSSSLTEDQMGRLAKLTKAHRQGHMVKVDWLDRLTFREIEMINESEKRSSNFMYLMVEFPRVKTNDKEYSIVYYEKDGDDASPVLTSCDIVKVPDPQMGMENLVESKHHKLARSLRSGPSDHDLKPNAATRDQLNIIVSYPPTKQLSSEEQDLVWKFRYYLTTQEKALTKFLKCVNWDLPQEAKQALELLGKWRPMDVEDSLELLSSQFTNPTVRRYAVARLQQADDEDLLMYLLQLVQALKYENFSDIQGGLEPGSKRESQGLSDDSALDSSQILSGTSGPPTAPQKGKEGADNENLEQDLCTFLISRACKNSTLANYLYWYVIVECEDQDTQQRDPKTHEMYLNVMRRFSQALLKGDKSVRVMRSLLAAQQTFVDRLVQLMKAVQRESGNRKKKTERLQALLADNEKVNLSEIEPIPLPLEPQIRIRGIVPETATLFKSALMPAKLIFKAEDGAMYPVIFKHGDDLRQDQLILQIISLMDKLLRKENLDLKLTPYKVLATSTKHGFMQFVQSVPVAEVLATEGNIQSFFRKHAPSEKGPYGISSEVMDTYVKSCAGYCVITYILGVGDRHLDNLLLTKTGKLFHIDFGYILGRDPKPLPPPMKLSKEMVEGMGGMQSEQYQEFRKQCYTAFLHLRRYSNLILNLFSLMVDANIPDIALEPDKTVKKVQDKFRLDLSDEEAVHYMQSLIDESVGALFAAVVEQIHKFAQYWRR
- the pik3c3 gene encoding phosphatidylinositol 3-kinase catalytic subunit type 3 isoform X2, giving the protein METDKFNYVYSCDLDINVQLKIGSLEGKREQKSYKALLEDPMLRFSGLYQENCSDLYVTCQVFAEGKPLALPVRTSYKAFSTRWNWNEWLRLPVKYPDLPQSAQVALTVWDIYGPGRAVPVGGTTVSLFGKYGMFRQGMHDLKVWPGVEGDGGEPTTTPGRTSSSLTEDQMGRLAKLTKAHRQGHMVKVDWLDRLTFREIEMINESEKRSSNFMYLMVEFPRVKTNDKEYSIVYYEKDGDDASPVLTSCDIVKVPDPQMGMENLVESKHHKLARSLRSGPSDHDLKPNAATRDQLNIIVSYPPTKQLSSEEQDLVWKFRYYLTTQEKALTKFLKCVNWDLPQEAKQALELLGKWRPMDVEDSLELLSSQFTNPTVRRYAVARLQQADDEDLLMYLLQLVQALKYENFSDIQGGLEPGSKRESQGLSDDSALDSSQILSGTSGPPTAPQKGKEGADNENLEDLCTFLISRACKNSTLANYLYWYVIVECEDQDTQQRDPKTHEMYLNVMRRFSQALLKGDKSVRVMRSLLAAQQTFVDRLVQLMKAVQRESGNRKKKTERLQALLADNEKVNLSEIEPIPLPLEPQIRIRGIVPETATLFKSALMPAKLIFKAEDGAMYPVIFKHGDDLRQDQLILQIISLMDKLLRKENLDLKLTPYKVLATSTKHGFMQFVQSVPVAEVLATEGNIQSFFRKHAPSEKGPYGISSEVMDTYVKSCAGYCVITYILGVGDRHLDNLLLTKTGKLFHIDFGYILGRDPKPLPPPMKLSKEMVEGMGGMQSEQYQEFRKQCYTAFLHLRRYSNLILNLFSLMVDANIPDIALEPDKTVKKVQDKFRLDLSDEEAVHYMQSLIDESVGALFAAVVEQIHKFAQYWRR